The following proteins are co-located in the Gavia stellata isolate bGavSte3 chromosome 18, bGavSte3.hap2, whole genome shotgun sequence genome:
- the ERCC4 gene encoding DNA repair endonuclease XPF: MAVLLEHESQIFLDLFHQDGLVICARGLGIDRLLLRFLRLYCEPASLVLVLNTSPAEEEYFIDQLRSDGVVHLPRRVTNEITNNTRYEFYTQGGVIFATSRILVVDFLTDRIPANLITGILVYKAHRIIESCQEAFILRLYRQKNKQGFIKAFTDNAVAFNTGFCHVERVMRNLFVRKLYLWPRFHIAVNSFLEKHKPEVVEIHVSMTPAMLAIQTSILDILNACLRELKRYNPALEVEDLSLENAIGKPFDKTIRHYLDPLWHQLGAKTKSLVQDLKILRTLLLYLTQYDCVTFLNLLESLKASEKAFGENSGWLFLDSSTSMFVNARARVYRIADEKLNQKGKVSEKSDVKKENELKRELVLESNPKWEALREVLKEIENENKNSEDLGGPGQVLICASDDRACAQLREYIIAGAEAFLTRLYNKSFGKDEKAGEVWITDRRAVKSKGNARPDTGPQAKKAKLTASSKQNKHKKQQDRTIIQMMGKTEEEKREELEVEDNKELSSSQESSIEETVPEDFHMNLPSDCYYGIFKNPLTIIHPLQGCSDPYALTRVLHEIEPRYVVLYDAELTFVRQLEIYKASRPGKPLRVYFLIYGGSTEEQRYLTALRKEKEAFEKLIREKAGMVIPEEREGRDETNLDLVRDAKPASVSTDTRKAGGQEQKSVQQTVIVDMREFRSELPSLIHRRGIDIEPVTLEVGDYILTPDICVERKSISDLIGSLNNGRLYTQCISMSRYYKRPILLIEFDPNKSFSLIPRGSLHQEISSNDVTSKLTLLTLHFPKLRILWCPSPHATAELFEELKQNHPQPDAETAMAVTADSEILPESDKYNPGPQDFLLKMPGINAKNCRALMNHVRSIAELVTLSKDELSKILGNAASATQLFDFIHLTYGEAISKGKSKR, from the exons ATGGCGGTGCTGCTGGAGCACGAGAGCCAGATCTTCCTGGACCTCTTCCATCAGGACGGGCTGGTGATCTGCGCCCGCGGGCTCGGCATCGACCGCTTGCTGCTGCGCTTCCTCCGCCTCTACTGCGAGCCTGCCAGCCTGGTGCTGGTCCTGAACACCAGCCCCGCcgaggag GAGTATTTTATTGATCAGCTGAGGTCAGATGGAGTTGTTCATCTTCCTCGGCGTGTTACCAATGAAATTACAAATAATACTCGGTATGAATTTTACACACAAGGAGGAGTCATCTTTGCAACAAGTCGAATCCTTGTGGTAGATTTCCTTACTGACAGAATTCCTGCAAACCTCATTACTG GCATTTTGGTATACAAAGCACACAGAATCATTGAGTCCTGTCAGGAAGCATTTATCTTGCGACTTTATCGCCAGAAGAACAAGCAGGGCTTCATTAAAGCTTTTACAGATAATGCGGTTGCATTTAACACTGGCTTTTGCCACGTGGAAAGAGTGATGAGAAATCTTTTTGTCAGGAAACTTTATCTGTGGCCAAG ATTTCATATAGCAGTGAACTCATTTTTAGAGAAGCATAAACCTGAAGTGGTGGAAATACATGTGTCAATGACCCCTGCTATGCTTGCTATCCAGACTTCAATCCTGGACATCTTGAATGCCTGTCTGAGAGAACTCAAACGTTACAATCCAGCTCTGGAAGTAGAAGATCTATCTTTAGAAAATGCTATTGGTAAACCTTTTGACAAG ACAATACGTCACTATTTAGATCCTCTCTGGCATCAGCTTGGAGCTAAGACAAAATCTTTGGTCCAGGATTTGAAGATACTACGTACTTTGCTATTGTATCTAACTCAGTATGATTGTGTCACTTTCCTTAATCTTCTGGAGTCACtgaaagcaagtgaaaaagCTTTTGGTGAGAATTCAG gTTGGCTGTTTCTTGACTCCAGTACTTCAATGTTTGTGAATGCTCGAGCTAGAGTTTATCGCATTGCAGATGAGAAACTGAATCAGAAAGGCAAAGTCTCTGAAAAAAGTGatgtaaagaaggaaaatg aattgaAAAGGGAATTAGTTCTAGAAAGTAACCCAAAATGGGAAGCTTTGAGAGAAGTACTGAAAGAGATTGAAAATGAGAATAAGAACAGTGAAGACCTTGGTGGTCCAG GGCAAGTGCTTATTTGTGCCAGTGATGACCGAGCTTGTGCACAGCTCAGGGAGTATATTATTGCTGGAGCGGAAGCTTTTTTAACAAGACTGTATAACAAAAGCTTTGGAAAGGatgagaaagctggagaagtgTGGATTACGGACAGAAGAGCCGTCAAGTCCAAAGGAAATGCCAGACCAGATACAGGGCCTCAAGCCAAAAAAGCCAAACTCACagcttcttcaaaacaaaataaacacaagaaGCAGCAAGACCGGACTATAATCCAAATGATGGggaaaactgaagaggaaaagagagaggagttAGAGGTGGAAGATAACAAAGAATTAAGCAGTAGCCAAGAAAGCAGTATTGAAGAGACCGTTCCTGAAGATTTCCATATGAACTTACCCTCAGATTGTTACTACGGTATTTTCAAGAACCCGCTCACAATTATTCATCCATTGCAGGGTTGCAGTGATCCCTATGCACTCACTCGGGTACTGCATGAAATAGAACCAAGATATGTTGTATTGTATGACGCAGAACTAACTTTTGTTCGGCAGCTGGAAATCTACAAGGCAAGCAGGCCTGGGAAGCCTTTGAG GGTTTATTTCCTCATATATGGGGGCTCAACAGAAGAACAGCGCTATCTCACAGCtctgagaaaagagaaggaggcCTTTGAAAAACTAATTAG AGAGAAGGCCGGCATGGTTATTcctgaagaaagagaaggaagagatgaaACAAACTTAGACCTAGTAAGAGATGCTAAACCTGCCTCTGTTTCTACTGACACACGCAAAGCAG GTGGACAGGAACAGAAGAGTGTTCAGCAAACTGTAATAGTGGATATGCGGGAATTTCGTAGTGAGCTTCCGTCACTGATTCATCGACGTGGCATTGACATTGAGCCTGTTACTTTGGAAGTTGGAGATTATATTTTGACTCCTGATATCTGTGTAGAGCGGAAAAGTATCAGTGATCTGATTGGTTCCTTAAATAATGGAAGACTGTATACACAATGCATTTCTATGTCCCGTTACTATAAGCGACCAATTCTCTTGATTGAATTTGATCCTAACAAATCTTTCTCCTTGATTCCACGAGGCTCTCTACATCAGGAAATTTCCAGTAATGATGTTACTTCTAAACTAACCCTTCTTACACTCCATTTCCCAAAGTTACGTATCCTGTGGTGTCCCTCTCCCCATGCTACTGCTGAACTGTTTGAAGagttaaaacaaaaccatcCCCAACCTGATGCAGAAACAGCAATGGCTGTCACAGCAGATTCTGAAATTCTTCCTGAGTCAGACAAATACAACCCTGGTCCTCAAgactttctattaaaaatgccAGGTATTAATGCAAAAAACTGCCGTGCCTTAATGAACCACGTTAGAAGCATTGCAGAGCTAGTGACACTGTCAAAGGACGAACTCTCCAAAATTTTGGGTAATGCTGCCAGTGCCACACAACTCTTCGACTTTATTCATCTGACCTACGGAGAGGCAATATctaaagggaaaagcaaaagatga